One part of the Vicia villosa cultivar HV-30 ecotype Madison, WI linkage group LG6, Vvil1.0, whole genome shotgun sequence genome encodes these proteins:
- the LOC131613387 gene encoding uncharacterized protein LOC131613387 — protein sequence MDQLRDDLIQMRTQVTAQMSQFMEVMQNMADRQEELRIRMDTVAQVVPDPPQRNFAGIHVNGEPMNGGPGVIPPAANQGNPRGPPQPTPEGQTTQQIRRAAAIPVLEEDRHEDLFPESEWGFPHDAGRMFRGLEERMRAMEGQGLGMDISDLGLVPGVRVPPKFKVPDFEKYKGNTCPKTHVRAYYRKMHVYSEDEGLLMHFFQDSLTGASLEWYMRLERTHIRSWRDLVDAFIKQYQYNVGMAPNRTQLQNLSQKANESFKEYAQKWSELAARVQPPMLEREMMDLFTNTLEGQYYSACSASSSFAELVMIGERIESGIKAGRIQNLSAASSSSGAGGKKPYNGFAKKREGETSAAYYGKGKIHAHQQVAAVTIPNVPFQQHQQRGYAPRQYQPKAPERDFDPIPMTYAQVLPYLLDLKLVQLRTLATPAKLPANWDANTRCEFHSGAPGHSIENCKVLKHQVQNLLDSKAIEFTPTPGPNVVQNPMPPHGSHAANALECVEDTRLVKDVVELDSLLPPLKKELLRMGLYSGCGECCIDCMAISSVCDKVKSGIQQLMDSGYLQFERVRRPEMVENEIDVASIPYTPAKIPIPARAPPLVITSPGPVPYRSEKAVPWNYGGEVFYQWAKYEVKAPVEKDDVDNVVGIGRMTRSGRIFNPPQNTRDDNTEALAQAKGKKVVEDTVDQGQSSNSEDTVAKEMEEFLKIIKKSEYKVVDQLSQTQSKISILQLLLCSETHRNALLRLLSTAFVPPEISVNQLEGVVSNINAGNGLGFTDADLPSEGRNHNRALHISVECKGTMLSRVLVDNGSSLNVLPKSSLMRLDYSGVEIRPSELTVRAFDGSKRSVFGEVDLPIVIGPQLFTITFFVMDIHPSYSCLLGRPWIHAAGAVTSTLHQKLKFATQGKIVTICGEEEHVVSHLASFRYIDVEGEVHETPCQAFEAVQTIKIPYVENKKLEAPMSSLKEAKAVVESGHPEGWGRVLDLPIKQDKCGIGYQLGQSSSNEVPKKPGTFVLIKFSSAGIVKDHVCAADDDMDSDYDIEEWIKPCVPG from the coding sequence ATGGATCAGTTAAGGGACGATCTTATCCAGATGAGAACTCAGGTTACTGCTCAGATGTCTCAGTTCATGGAAGTCATGCAAAACATGGCTGATcgccaagaagagctcagaaTCAGGATGGACACAGTTGCTCAGGTTGTTCCGGACCCCCCACAAAGAAATTTTGCTGGTATTCATGTCAATGGTGAGCCTATGAACGGAGGACCTGGTGTAATTCCTCCTGCTGCTAATCAAGGTAATCCCCGTGGGCCTCCCCAGCCTACTCCTGAAGGACAAACCACACAACAAATCAGAAGGGCTGCTGCTATCCCCGTGTTGGAAGAGGACCGACATGAGGACTTGTTTCCTGAAAGTGAATGGGGATTTCCACATGATGCTGGAAGGATGTTCAGAGGTTTGGAAGAGAGGATGAGGGCAATGGAAGGCCAAGGACTTGGTATGGATATCAGTGATTTGGGTTTGGTTCCTGGCGTCCGTGTGCCACCGAAATTCAAAGTACCtgattttgagaaatacaaggggaatACTTGCCCCAAGACACATGTCCGAGCTTACTATCGCAAAATGCATGTATACTCTGAGGACGAAGGACTGTTGATGCACTTTTTCCAAGATAGCCTGactggggcatccttggaatggtATATGAGGTTAGAGAGAACTCACATCCGAAGTTGGAGAGACCTGGTTGATGCCTTCATAAAGCAGTATCAGTATAATGTTGGCATGGCACCAAATCGCACTCAGTTACAGAATCTATCCCAGAAAGCTAATgagtccttcaaagaatatgcacaGAAATGGAGCGAGTTGGCGGCTAGAGTCCAGCCACCTATGTTGGAAAGAGAAATGATGGACCTGTTCACCAACACTCTGGAGGGTCAATACTACTCCGCCTGCTCTGCATCCTCAAGTTTTGCCGAGTTGGTTATGATTGGTGAGCGAATTGAAAGTGGAATTAAGGCTGGTAGAATACAGAATCTAAGTGCTGCTAGTTCCTCCTCTGGGGCTGGTGGAAAGAAGCCATATAATGGGTTTGCTAAGAAAAGAGAAGGTGAAACGAGTGCTGCTTACTATGGTAAAGGCAAAATCCATGCTCATCAACAAGTAGCCGCTGTGACTATACCAAATGTTCCTTTTCAGCAACATCAGCAACGAGGGTATGCTCCGCGCCAATATCAACCGAAAGCACCTGAAAGAGATTTTGATCCGATCCCAATGACATATGCGCAAGTATTGCCATATCTCCTCGATTTGAAGTTAGTACAATTGAGGACTCTAGCCACTCCTGCTAAGTTGCCTGCTAATTGGGATGCCAACACAAgatgtgaattccactctggggCACCTGGACATAGCATTGAAAACTGTAAAGTGTTAAAGCATCAGGTTCAAAATCTCCTCGACTCTAAGGCCATTGAGTTTACTCCTACTCCAGGACCTAATGTTGTTcagaatcctatgcctcctcatggaTCTCATGCTGCAAACGCCCTCGAGTGTGTTGAAGATACTCGCCTGGTTAAGGATGTGGTCGAATTGGACTCTTTGTTGCCGCCATTGAAGAAGGAATTATTGAGGATGGGTCTGTATTCTGGTTGTGGAGAATGTTGTATCGACTGCATGGCCATTTCCTCGGTTTGTGATAAGGTAAAAAGTGGTATTCAACAGTTGATGGATAGTGGGTACCTACAGTTTGAGCGCGTACGACGGCCTGAAATGGTCGAAAACGAAATTGATGTGGCATCCATCCCGTATACTCCTGCCAAGATTCCAATTCCTGCCAGAGCACCTCCTTTGGTTATTACATCGCCTGGTCCCGTCCCGTATCGTAGTGAAAAAGCAGTCCCGTGGAATTATGGTGGAGAAGTTTTCTACCAATGGGCCAAGTATGAGGTTAAGGCGCCTGTTgagaaagatgatgttgataaTGTTGTGGGAATTGGAAGAATGACAAGAAGTGGTCGTATTTTCAATCCTCCCCAGAATACACGAGACGATAATACAGAAGCTCTAGCTCAAGCCAAAGGGAAAAAGGTGGTAGAAGATACGGTGGATCAGGGGCAAAGTTCTAATTCTGAAGATACTGTGGccaaagagatggaagagttcctaaAGATCATCAAGAAAAGTGAGTACAAAGTGGTTGACCAGTTGAGTCAAACTCAGTCAAAGATTTCGATCTTACAGTTGCTCTTGTGTTCGGAGACACATCGAAATGCTTTGTTGAGACTCTTGAGTACTGCCTTCGTCCCTCCAGAGATCTCAGTGAATCAACTTGAAGGGGTGGTGTCAAACATCAACGCTGGTAATGGATTGGGATTCACTGATGCAGACTTGCCTTCCGAAGGTAGAAACCACAATAGAGCTTTGCATATATCAGTGGAGTGTAAAGGGACTATGTTATCACGTGTTCTCGTGGATaatggatcttccttgaatgtatTACCAAAGTCGTCTTTGATGAGGCTAGATTATTCTGGTGTTGAGATAAGGCCGAGTGAATTGACGGTAAGAGCCTTTGATGGATCAAAGAGATCAGTGTTTGGGGAGGTTGACTTGCCGATAGTGATAGGCCCTCAGCTTTTCACTATTACTTTCTTTGTGATGGATATCCACCCGTCTTACAGTTGTCTCCTGGGACGtccatggatccatgctgctggggccgtgACTTCTACATTGCATCAGAAACTCAAATTTGCCACCCAAGGAAAGATAGTCACAATATGTGGGGAGGAAGAACACGTGGTAAGCCATCTTGCGTCCTTCAGGTATATTGACGTGGAAGGAGAGGTCCACGAGACGCCTTGCCAAGCCTTTGAGGCTGTCCAGACTATCAAGATCCCTTATGTTGAAAATAAGAAGTTGGAGGCTCCCATGTCTTCACTAAAGGAAGCTAAAGCTGTGGTTGAATCTGGTCATCCTGAAGGATGGGGCCGAGTCTTGGATTTACCGATCAAGCAGGATAAATGTGGGATTGGATATCAGTTGGGTCAGAGTTCATCTAATGAGGTCCCCAAGAAGCCCGGAACCTTCGTTCTGATCAAGTTCTCTAGTGCTGGCATCGTCAAAGATCACGTCTGTGCTGCTGATGATGATATGGATAGCGATTATGACATTGAAGAATGGATCAAGCCGTGTGTCCCAGGATAG